The following proteins are encoded in a genomic region of Ananas comosus cultivar F153 linkage group 25, ASM154086v1, whole genome shotgun sequence:
- the LOC109728980 gene encoding lon protease homolog 2, peroxisomal: MAESMELPSRLAILPFRNKVLLPGAIVRIRCTSPSSVKLVEQELWQREEKGLIGVLPVRDSEAAAVGSLLAPGMGSDSGERGLKVPSEVVGDSQKQDTKNQQELIQWHNRGVAARALHLSRGVEKPSGRVTYIVVLEGLCRFNVQELSARGTYHVARISRLDMTKAELEQAEQDPDLILLSRQFKATAMELISVLEQKQKTVGRTKVLLETVPVHRLADIFVASFEISFEEQLSMLDSVDLKVRLSKATELVDRHLQSIRVAEKITQKVEGQLSKSQKEFLLRQQMRAIKEELGDNDDDEDDVAALERKMQSAGMPPNIWKHAQRELRRLKKMQPQQPGYSSSRVYLELLADLPWQKVSEEPELDLRAAKESLDRDHYGLTKVKQRIIEYLAVRKLKPDARGPVLCFVGPPGVGKTSLASSIAAALNRKFIRISLGGVKDEADIRGHRRTYIGSMPGRLIDGLKRVGVGNPVMLLDEVDKTGSDVRGDPASALLEVLDPEQNNTFNDHYLNVPFDLSKVIFVAMANRVQPIPPPLLDRMEVIELPGYTPEEKLKMAMKHLIPRVLDQHGLSSEFLQIPEAMVKLIIQRYTREAGVRNLERNLAALARSAAVKFAEQESAVQVGKDVQPMTTSLLDTRLADGAEVEMEVIPMGVNSQEISNSFESASPIIVDEAMLEKVLGPPRFDDRETAERVATPGVSVGLVWTSFGGEVQFVEATAMVGKGDLHLTGQLGDVIKESAQIALTWVRAKAAELNLSASSGINLLESRDVHIHFPAGAVPKDGPSAGVTLVTSLVSLFSQRKVRADTAMTGEMTLRGLVLLVGGIKDKVLAAHRYGIKRVILPERNLKDLTEVPSAILSGMEILLVKRIEEVLEHAFEGGCPWRKHAKL; this comes from the exons ATGGCGGAATCGATGGAGCTCCCGAGTCGACTCGCGATCCTCCCCTTCAGGAACAAGGTCCTCCTCCCCGGCGCCATCGTCCGGATCCGGTGCACCTCCCCGAGCAG TGTGAAGTTGGTGGAGCAAGAACTATggcaaagagaagagaagggtttgATTGGGGTGCTCCCGGTGAGGGACTCGGAAGCTGCTGCAGTGGGTTCCTTGTTGGCTCCAG GTATGGGAAGTGATTCTGGGGAAAGAGGTCTTAAAGTGCCGTCCGAGGTTGTGGGGGACTCACAGAAGCAGGATACGAAGAACCAGCAGGAACTCATCCAATGGCACAACAG GGGAGTTGCTGCTAGAGCTTTGCACCTCTCAAGAGGAGTGGAAAAACCAAGTGGAAGGGTCACATATATAGTTGTTCTCGAGGGCTTGTGTAGGTTTAACGTTCAAGAACTCAGTGCTAGAGGGACATATCACGTCGCCCGCATTTCACGTCTTGACATGACAAAAGCTG AGTTGGAGCAAGCAGAGCAAGATCCAGATCTTATTTTGCTATCTCGCCAATTCAAAGCTACTGCCATGGAGCTAATTTCTGTCCTTGAGCAG AAGCAAAAAACTGTTGGTAGGACAAAGGTTCTCCTTGAGACAGTTCCTGTGCACAGGCTAGCTGATATATTTGTTGCTAGCTTTGAAATAAGCTTTGAGGAACAGCTATCCATGTTAGATTCAGTTGACCTGAAAGTTAGGCTTTCAAAGGCAACGGAACTCGTAGACAGGCACTTACAG TCAATTCGTGTAGCTGAGAAAATAACTCAAAAGGTCGAGGGGCAGTTATCAAAATCACAGAAAGAATTTCTTCTGCGTCAGCAG ATGAGGGCTATTAAGGAGGAACTTGGTgacaatgatgatgatgaggatgaTGTAGCTGCTttggaaagaaagatgcagagTGCAGGGATGCCTCCTAATATTTGGAAACATGCTCAAAGGGAATTGAG ACGATTAAAAAAAATGCAGCCTCAGCAGCCTGGGTATAGTAGTTCCCGTGTGTACCTGGAACTTCTGGCCGATCTCCCTTGGCAGAAGGTGAGTGAAGAACCTGAACTCGACCTAAGGGCTGCCAAGGAGAGCCTTGACCGTGATCATTATGGATTAACCAAAGTCAAGCAACGGATTATCGAATATTTGGCTGTTCGCAAG CTTAAACCTGATGCCAGAGGCCCAGTTCTTTGTTTTGTTGGCCCGCCAGGTGTTGGGAAGACATCGTTGGCTTCGTCAATAGCAGCTGCTTTAAATAGAAAGTTCATAAGGATTTCTCTTGGTGGTGTGAAGGACGAGGCTGATATTAGGGGCCATCGAAGGACCTATATTGGAAGCATGCCAGGACGGCTTATTGATGGGTTGAAG AGGGTGGGTGTTGGCAATCCTGTCATGCTTCTTGATGAAGTTGATAAGACAGGTTCTGATGTTCGTGGGGATCCAGCATCAGCACTATTGGAAGTTCTTGACCCAGAGCAGAATAATACATTCAATGACCA CTATTTGAATGTTCCATTTGACTTGTCGAAGGTGATATTTGTTGCAATGGCAAACAGGGTGCAACCTATTCCACCACCCCTTTTGGATCGGATGGAAGTCATTGAGCTTCCTGGTTATACACCTGAAGAGAAGCTAAAAATGGCAATGAAACATCTTATACCAAGAGTCCTAGATCAACATGGTTTGAGCTCTGAATTTCTTCAGATTCCTGAG GCCATGGTAAAACTCATTATCCAAAGATACACTCGAGAAGCTGGTGTGCGTAACCTTGAGAGGAACTTGGCTGCTCTGGCCCGTTCAGCTGCTGTCAAGTTTGCAGAGCAAGAGAGTGCAGTTCAAGTTGGCAAAGACGTACAACCAATGACAACGTCCCTTCTTGACACCAGGCTTGCAGATGGTGCTGAAGTTGAGATGGAAGTTATTCCTATGGGCGTCAACAGCCAGGAGATATCAAATTCTTTTGAAAGTGCCTCACCTATTATCGTAGATGAAGCTATGCTGGAAAAAGTGCTTGGG CCTCCTAGGTTTGACGACAGAGAAACTGCAGAACGAGTGGCAACTCCTGGAGTATCAGTTGGACTAGTCTGGACTTCCTTTGGTGGGGAGGTTCAGTTTGTCGAAGCCACAGCAATGGTGGGAAAGGGTGACTTGCATTTGACTGGACAGCTTGGTGATGTTATCAAAGAATCTGCACAAATAGCTCTCACATGG GTAAGAGCAAAAGCAGCAGAGCTGAATTTGTCAGCTTCTTCGGGGATTAATTTATTGGAGAGTCGTGACGTTCATATTCATTTTCCTGCTGGTGCCGTGCCAAAGGATGGACCATCGGCAGGAGTTACTTTGGTGACATCGCTTGTTTCACTATTCAGTCAGAGGAAAGTTAGAGCAGACACTGCAATGACCGGAGAAATGACTCTGAGGGGCCTTGTATTACTAGTTGGTGGCATCAAGGATAAG GTATTGGCAGCTCATCGTTATGGCATCAAGAGAGTAATCTTGCCGGAACGGAATTTGAAGGACCTAACTGAAGTCCCATCGGCCATTCTATCTGGCATGGAG ATTTTGCTTGTGAAGCGTATTGAGGAAGTACTGGAACACGCATTTGAAGGTGGATGCCCCTGGAGGAAACATGCTAAGTTATAG